In a genomic window of uncultured Sphaerochaeta sp.:
- a CDS encoding TraR/DksA C4-type zinc finger protein encodes MTGHALETQRKLILTLIASLRDTDEYLTEQTQVIAPSVRLGRVTRMEALGEKAVQEHVQRLNQKRIIRLEHALDRIEAGTYGFCPVCNEEISAERLSSVPEAVMCVRCLEQRAGN; translated from the coding sequence ATGACAGGACATGCCTTGGAAACCCAAAGAAAGCTCATCCTGACCTTGATCGCCTCTCTTCGGGACACCGATGAGTACCTGACCGAACAGACACAGGTGATTGCTCCCTCGGTAAGATTGGGACGCGTGACACGTATGGAAGCATTGGGCGAGAAAGCGGTGCAGGAGCACGTACAGAGGCTCAACCAGAAGAGAATCATACGGTTGGAGCATGCGCTTGATCGGATTGAGGCCGGTACCTATGGGTTCTGCCCTGTCTGCAACGAGGAAATCTCAGCAGAAAGGCTCTCCTCAGTGCCCGAAGCGGTTATGTGCGTCCGTTGTCTAGAACAGCGGGCTGGGAACTGA
- a CDS encoding N-acetyltransferase family protein produces the protein MQIITCTTEHLHQMLSILNEVIEHTTSNYDYEPKSEHELHQWLKEKQDGGYPVLGILDEYGFLAGFATYGPWRPKKGYRFTYEHSIYVAKEHRRKGYAKVLLSELIEYARSSGGHCLLAVIDADNSASIALHEGFGFSRCGHLREVGYKFDRYLDLVLYQLLLNAEKS, from the coding sequence ATGCAGATCATTACCTGTACCACCGAACACCTACATCAAATGCTGTCCATCCTCAATGAGGTGATAGAACACACGACCAGCAACTATGATTATGAGCCGAAGAGCGAGCATGAGTTGCATCAGTGGTTGAAAGAGAAACAGGATGGTGGGTATCCCGTGCTGGGCATCCTTGATGAATATGGTTTTCTGGCCGGATTTGCCACCTACGGCCCTTGGAGGCCCAAGAAGGGGTATCGCTTCACCTATGAGCACTCCATCTATGTAGCGAAGGAGCATCGCAGGAAAGGCTATGCCAAGGTCTTGCTTTCCGAGCTCATCGAGTATGCACGTTCATCAGGTGGGCACTGCCTGCTTGCAGTGATTGATGCAGACAACAGTGCTTCCATCGCACTGCATGAGGGGTTCGGCTTCAGCAGGTGCGGGCATCTGCGGGAAGTCGGGTACAAGTTCGACCGCTATCTGGATCTGGTACTCTACCAATTGTTGCTGAACGCGGAAAAAAGCTGA
- a CDS encoding trimeric intracellular cation channel family protein, giving the protein MELELMIIYLFDLFGTFVFAVTGAVKGVRLKLDILGVVVFAATVGCGGGMFRDMLLGATPVAAFTNSAYILISVGTGLAVFFLAPKFVGKWRVILFADSLGLGVFTAIGVAKGAMYGIGPVGQLLCGVFSAVGGGVVRDIMSRSVPTVLTTDFYATASLLGGILYLLLELTSLGLFAKFMIVSGAVFIIRLIAIKYHFHLPVADTALPVDDYLNLQK; this is encoded by the coding sequence ATGGAACTGGAACTGATGATCATCTACCTCTTTGACCTCTTCGGCACCTTTGTCTTTGCTGTAACCGGGGCTGTGAAAGGGGTGCGCCTGAAACTCGACATCCTGGGGGTGGTGGTCTTTGCCGCCACCGTCGGCTGTGGTGGCGGGATGTTCCGTGACATGCTGCTCGGGGCAACCCCTGTTGCCGCTTTCACCAACAGCGCCTACATTCTCATCTCTGTCGGGACCGGACTGGCTGTATTCTTCCTGGCTCCCAAGTTTGTGGGAAAGTGGAGGGTCATCCTTTTTGCCGACTCCCTGGGACTGGGAGTCTTCACGGCCATCGGGGTGGCCAAAGGTGCCATGTATGGCATCGGGCCGGTAGGGCAGTTGCTCTGCGGTGTCTTCTCGGCAGTTGGGGGAGGAGTGGTCCGCGATATCATGAGCCGCTCGGTTCCTACCGTACTCACCACTGACTTCTATGCAACAGCATCCCTCTTGGGTGGCATCCTTTACCTCCTGCTGGAACTGACCAGCCTCGGGCTTTTTGCAAAATTCATGATCGTAAGCGGTGCGGTGTTCATCATTCGCCTCATTGCGATCAAGTATCACTTCCATCTGCCGGTTGCCGACACGGCATTGCCGGTGGATGACTACCTGAATCTCCAGAAATGA
- a CDS encoding malic enzyme-like NAD(P)-binding protein: MQDDLTKRALEYHMMDGVPGKVSVVPSKPCQTAADLGLAYTPGVAKPVLAIADNPEDAYKYTSKGNLVAVISNGTAILGLGDRGALASKPVMEGKGVLFKRFADIDVFDIELDEKDPDKIIEMVKAMSPTFGGVNLEDIKGPECFRIEQELIKMCNIPIFHDDQHGTAIIATAGLMNSTEIVGKKLGDIKVVVNGAGAAGISCAKMFVAAGVKREHIIMADSKGVIYQGRTAGMTPEKEEFATSDKARTLAEALVGADVLMGLSVADCVTPEMLLSMAKDPVVFAMSNPNPEIDYELAMSTRSDLIMATGRSDYPNQINNVLGFPFIFRGALDVRSVIISEGMKMAAAKALAALAKEPVPASVEKAYGGQKFSFGRNYIVPKPFDSRVIEWEAVAVAKAACEEGLAQKPITDWEAYRISLVKRMEKYWN; encoded by the coding sequence ATGCAAGACGATTTGACCAAGCGTGCGCTTGAGTATCACATGATGGACGGTGTTCCGGGCAAAGTCTCGGTAGTCCCCTCCAAGCCCTGCCAGACGGCAGCCGATCTGGGCCTTGCCTACACCCCCGGTGTTGCAAAGCCGGTGCTCGCCATCGCCGACAACCCCGAGGATGCCTACAAGTACACCTCCAAGGGGAACCTGGTGGCAGTCATCTCCAACGGGACAGCCATCCTCGGTCTTGGTGACCGCGGTGCTTTGGCCAGCAAGCCCGTCATGGAGGGCAAGGGTGTCCTGTTCAAGAGATTCGCCGACATCGATGTGTTTGACATCGAGCTTGACGAGAAGGATCCGGACAAGATCATCGAGATGGTGAAGGCGATGAGCCCGACCTTCGGTGGTGTCAACCTTGAGGACATCAAGGGACCTGAGTGCTTCAGGATCGAGCAGGAACTGATCAAGATGTGCAACATCCCCATCTTCCATGACGACCAGCACGGTACTGCCATCATCGCCACCGCAGGCTTGATGAACAGCACCGAGATCGTGGGCAAGAAGCTTGGGGACATCAAGGTGGTGGTGAACGGTGCCGGCGCAGCCGGTATCTCCTGTGCCAAGATGTTTGTGGCTGCAGGGGTGAAGCGCGAGCACATCATCATGGCCGACAGCAAGGGCGTCATCTACCAGGGCAGAACCGCCGGCATGACTCCTGAGAAAGAGGAGTTTGCCACCTCAGACAAGGCCCGAACCCTCGCAGAAGCCTTGGTTGGAGCCGATGTCCTGATGGGTCTCTCGGTTGCAGACTGCGTGACTCCCGAGATGTTGCTCTCCATGGCCAAGGACCCTGTGGTCTTCGCCATGTCCAACCCGAATCCTGAGATTGACTACGAGCTTGCCATGTCCACCCGAAGTGATCTCATCATGGCAACGGGAAGAAGCGACTATCCCAACCAGATCAACAACGTGCTTGGTTTCCCCTTCATCTTCCGCGGCGCCCTTGATGTCCGTTCGGTCATCATCAGCGAAGGCATGAAGATGGCAGCTGCCAAGGCCCTTGCAGCCCTGGCAAAGGAACCGGTTCCCGCTTCGGTTGAGAAAGCCTATGGTGGGCAGAAGTTCAGCTTCGGCCGCAACTACATCGTTCCCAAACCGTTCGACTCCCGTGTCATCGAATGGGAAGCTGTTGCCGTGGCAAAGGCTGCTTGTGAGGAAGGACTTGCCCAGAAGCCCATCACCGATTGGGAAGCATATCGTATTTCCTTGGTGAAGCGCATGGAGAAGTACTGGAACTGA
- a CDS encoding VTT domain-containing protein produces MKKPHWVDALFSKKSYLREDGSFHVRKLLFRTFIAMLFIFTLYFIGYRIYSGLGLDKNVVVQTFIEDFGVLGVALYVFIVDLFVLPLSVDLMWPFVLEWHPLMIIAVMGTASVAGAFCAYLFGRLVGLIPVFRKWVLKQSGTHTETLITKYGIWAIVISGLTPLPFSTICTVAGIVELKVHHVLLSSLIRYVRMGIYYLIFAGLIVIG; encoded by the coding sequence ATGAAGAAGCCTCATTGGGTGGACGCGCTTTTTTCCAAGAAAAGCTATCTGCGTGAGGATGGTTCGTTTCATGTGAGAAAGTTGCTCTTTCGCACATTCATCGCCATGCTCTTCATCTTCACCCTCTACTTCATCGGGTATCGTATCTACAGCGGCCTGGGCTTGGACAAGAATGTGGTCGTACAAACCTTCATCGAGGATTTCGGCGTACTGGGTGTAGCCCTGTATGTCTTCATTGTCGACTTGTTTGTGCTTCCGCTTTCGGTGGACCTGATGTGGCCCTTCGTGCTGGAATGGCATCCACTCATGATCATTGCGGTCATGGGAACTGCCAGCGTGGCCGGAGCCTTCTGTGCCTATCTTTTCGGAAGGCTTGTGGGTTTGATCCCGGTCTTCCGCAAGTGGGTACTCAAACAGTCGGGGACTCATACCGAAACCCTGATCACCAAGTATGGTATCTGGGCAATCGTCATCAGCGGCCTGACGCCGCTGCCGTTTTCCACCATCTGTACGGTGGCAGGCATCGTGGAACTGAAAGTCCACCATGTCCTGCTCTCCTCACTGATTCGTTACGTGCGGATGGGTATCTACTATCTTATCTTCGCCGGCCTGATTGTCATCGGCTGA
- a CDS encoding histidinol-phosphatase — MNRQHYTQQETNLHTHSYFCGHGTGTIAEYVAEAEKQGVHLLGFSEHCPVVDNRWSRSRMALEQMSIYEEDIARAKEDASLPLLTGYECDYLPQYRSYYQEIAERVDYLICSIHDLSFDLEREYSLFWNTLTKEDLHLYADLYCQALSSGLFLFGAHPDVFAYNYHTWDKEAEACSRAIIECAVAMDVPLEINANGMRKRKVDTPLGQRYSYPISEFWQIARTYPLKVVTNSDAHAPFEVNAGRKECFDFASEAGISFVSYQMEDSTLKVVSSQPAVLDNGRT, encoded by the coding sequence ATGAATAGACAGCACTATACACAGCAGGAAACCAACCTGCATACCCACAGTTATTTTTGTGGACACGGAACAGGGACCATCGCAGAGTACGTCGCCGAGGCAGAGAAGCAGGGAGTGCATCTGCTTGGCTTCAGCGAGCACTGCCCCGTTGTGGACAACCGATGGAGTCGCAGCCGTATGGCGCTTGAGCAGATGAGCATCTACGAAGAGGATATTGCCAGGGCCAAGGAAGACGCTTCACTCCCTCTTCTCACCGGTTATGAGTGCGACTATCTGCCTCAGTATCGCTCCTATTACCAAGAGATTGCTGAACGTGTGGACTACCTGATCTGTTCCATCCACGATCTCTCCTTCGACCTTGAGAGGGAGTATTCGCTCTTCTGGAATACCCTCACCAAGGAAGACCTGCATCTGTATGCAGACCTCTACTGCCAGGCACTCTCTTCCGGTCTCTTTCTCTTTGGCGCCCACCCGGATGTCTTTGCCTACAACTACCATACCTGGGATAAGGAAGCTGAAGCGTGCAGCAGAGCCATCATCGAATGTGCCGTCGCCATGGATGTTCCCTTGGAGATCAATGCCAACGGTATGCGCAAGCGAAAGGTGGACACCCCGCTCGGACAGCGCTACTCCTATCCCATCTCGGAGTTCTGGCAGATTGCCAGGACCTACCCGCTGAAGGTGGTCACCAACAGCGATGCCCACGCCCCCTTTGAGGTGAATGCTGGCAGGAAGGAGTGTTTCGATTTTGCTTCTGAAGCCGGTATCTCGTTTGTCTCCTACCAGATGGAAGATTCCACGCTGAAGGTAGTCAGTTCCCAGCCCGCTGTTCTAGACAACGGACGCACATAA
- a CDS encoding DUF6657 family protein: MAIIKSAWELALEKTETLQVDPVKIKHDLKVKEGRQLAATFLNDIDATKEGTEKQFAQYAGEDKQLVKEGMALTLLSNLSLPRSAAFKDGFAKVVQLGLIVAEGNEQAGELISQLEGFFSQYLENQDELVERMKQQFAPHLEQKQAQLRQQYGPNFTLRPEQDPEFMKLLDKQLAQLDEQYTNILSQAKEQLKQMLGIE, translated from the coding sequence ATGGCAATTATCAAATCAGCATGGGAATTGGCGCTGGAGAAGACCGAAACGCTCCAGGTCGACCCGGTTAAGATCAAGCATGACCTCAAGGTCAAGGAAGGAAGGCAACTTGCTGCAACCTTTCTCAACGATATAGATGCAACGAAGGAAGGAACGGAGAAACAGTTTGCCCAGTATGCGGGTGAAGACAAGCAGTTGGTGAAAGAGGGTATGGCGCTCACCCTGCTCTCCAACCTCTCCTTGCCGCGCTCTGCAGCGTTCAAGGACGGCTTTGCTAAGGTTGTCCAGCTGGGCCTCATTGTTGCCGAAGGCAACGAGCAGGCCGGAGAGCTCATCAGTCAGCTGGAAGGATTCTTCAGCCAGTATCTGGAAAACCAGGATGAACTGGTGGAGCGGATGAAACAGCAGTTCGCCCCCCATTTGGAACAAAAGCAGGCACAGCTTCGCCAGCAGTATGGTCCGAACTTCACCCTCCGCCCCGAGCAGGACCCGGAGTTCATGAAACTCTTGGACAAGCAGCTGGCCCAGTTGGATGAGCAGTACACCAATATCCTGAGCCAAGCCAAGGAACAGCTCAAACAGATGCTCGGCATCGAATGA
- a CDS encoding Ldh family oxidoreductase, with protein sequence MKYMDTYSEQYHDCAWIPFEELESFMEEALVHAGVPAADAKIIGDVLIESDKRGIDSHGIGRLKPIYIDRIDMGIMNPVTEVEVLKDKDATAVLDAHNGMGHVAGYKAMEMAIEKAKKYGLGMVVVRNSNHYGIAGYFATMATKAGMLGITGTNARPSIAPTHGVENMLGTNPLTFGFPTDEEFPFVLDCATSVTQRGKIEVYGRAGKALPAGWVLDHEGKTRTDTQQVLEDLTTGKAALTPLGGIGEMTGGYKGFGYATVVEILSAALQDGSWMKALNGFDEDHKAIPYPLGHFFIAIDPEHFMGLDTFKRIAGTICRELRESKKAPGEDYIFTAGEKEHLAYQFRKEHGCPVPPSLQKVMVTLRDRYKMNYSWDFEKK encoded by the coding sequence ATGAAGTATATGGATACGTATTCCGAGCAGTATCACGATTGTGCGTGGATTCCGTTCGAGGAACTGGAGTCGTTCATGGAAGAGGCGTTGGTGCATGCAGGAGTTCCCGCCGCTGACGCAAAGATCATCGGGGATGTCCTCATCGAGAGTGACAAGCGTGGCATTGACAGCCATGGTATCGGAAGACTCAAGCCAATCTACATCGACCGCATCGATATGGGCATCATGAACCCTGTCACCGAAGTTGAGGTCCTCAAGGACAAGGATGCAACCGCAGTTCTGGACGCCCACAACGGCATGGGCCATGTCGCCGGATACAAGGCGATGGAAATGGCCATTGAGAAGGCAAAGAAGTATGGTCTTGGCATGGTTGTGGTACGCAACTCCAACCATTACGGTATTGCCGGCTACTTTGCCACCATGGCTACCAAGGCAGGTATGCTGGGTATCACCGGAACCAATGCCAGACCCTCCATCGCTCCCACCCACGGGGTGGAAAACATGCTGGGAACCAACCCCCTCACCTTTGGTTTCCCCACCGATGAGGAGTTCCCCTTCGTGCTCGACTGTGCAACCAGTGTCACCCAGCGTGGCAAGATCGAGGTGTACGGTAGGGCAGGAAAAGCACTTCCCGCAGGCTGGGTACTCGACCATGAGGGTAAGACCCGCACCGATACGCAGCAGGTGCTTGAGGACCTCACCACCGGCAAGGCTGCCCTTACTCCGCTGGGCGGCATCGGTGAGATGACCGGAGGGTACAAGGGCTTTGGCTATGCAACCGTGGTTGAGATTCTCTCTGCCGCCTTGCAGGACGGTTCCTGGATGAAGGCCCTCAACGGCTTTGATGAGGACCACAAGGCAATTCCCTATCCGCTTGGGCACTTCTTCATCGCCATCGACCCTGAGCACTTCATGGGTCTGGATACCTTCAAGCGCATCGCAGGCACCATCTGCCGCGAACTGAGGGAGAGCAAGAAGGCTCCGGGCGAAGATTACATCTTCACCGCAGGGGAGAAGGAACATCTGGCCTACCAGTTCCGCAAGGAGCATGGCTGTCCCGTTCCCCCGTCCTTGCAGAAGGTGATGGTCACCCTGCGTGACCGCTACAAGATGAACTACAGCTGGGATTTTGAGAAGAAATAA
- a CDS encoding DeoR/GlpR family DNA-binding transcription regulator, whose protein sequence is MSTIPAGRQQFILSLVKTQGSVNVGSLAEQLGVSELTIRRDLDQLATKGLVERTHGGATMRRNLPVEPDYLQKASEYPKEKEAIGKAVAKLVEEGDTLYINSGSTTFEVIRAVVDLQKKVTIVTNNIDAIWLCKESEHIRLILAGGVYRSRSHSVSGSLASMLISQIHANKAIIGVDGFSPSAGLTTPILEEADTTRAMIEHTVGRVIVVASSNKIGVVSNFKTVSLDLVDALVTDEMGADLVKQMEIPEDLQIIVATTEV, encoded by the coding sequence ATGTCAACCATTCCTGCCGGCAGACAACAGTTCATCCTCTCCCTGGTGAAAACCCAGGGTTCGGTCAATGTGGGTTCTCTTGCCGAGCAACTTGGGGTAAGTGAACTCACCATCCGTCGCGATCTGGACCAGCTGGCCACCAAGGGTTTGGTGGAACGTACCCATGGCGGGGCAACGATGCGGCGCAACCTGCCTGTCGAGCCCGATTACCTGCAGAAAGCCAGTGAGTATCCCAAGGAGAAGGAAGCGATCGGCAAAGCCGTTGCAAAGCTGGTCGAGGAGGGTGACACCCTCTACATCAACAGCGGTTCCACCACCTTTGAAGTCATCCGTGCCGTGGTGGATCTTCAGAAGAAGGTGACCATCGTCACCAACAACATCGATGCCATCTGGCTGTGCAAGGAGAGCGAACACATCCGGCTCATTCTTGCAGGCGGAGTCTACCGCAGCCGCAGCCATTCCGTGTCAGGGTCCTTGGCCTCGATGCTCATCAGCCAGATACATGCCAACAAGGCAATCATCGGAGTCGACGGTTTCAGCCCGTCGGCCGGACTTACCACCCCCATCCTTGAGGAAGCCGACACCACCCGGGCTATGATCGAACATACCGTAGGGAGAGTCATCGTGGTTGCCTCAAGCAACAAGATCGGGGTGGTTTCGAATTTCAAGACTGTCTCCCTGGACTTGGTCGATGCATTGGTCACCGACGAGATGGGAGCTGATTTGGTGAAACAGATGGAGATCCCGGAGGATCTTCAGATAATCGTAGCAACTACAGAGGTGTAG
- a CDS encoding alanyl-tRNA editing protein: MHSYPVYYEQPYLTSLEATVVSITDKGVILDRTICYPEGGGQSGDRGTIGGCVLLDTTKDDEHTIYHHVENPTFQAGERVHIGLDWNYRYRFMQMHTAQHMASGLLLSHFGIQTVSVHQGQSILTIETDAQQISLGQCHELEDLVNEQVLASHAVHYEVHTQASAQELGLRRSIKVEGDGVRVVVVEDVDTIACGGLHVANTREIGLFHYAGQEKIRSHIRLIFTVGETAKQMIRTAEAVAAGLGTLFSAPLGELVTVVTQAVEQAASDKRELQKAEERIAALELDKRVQKAAVKDGVPVVVWDVDADLSLKDIGLAVLSHPDLALCAAKQDGQRVLWLIGLQGRAADLIDFSHAKQALLATINAKGGGRPPLYQGAGSGEASALFSAFGELLS, translated from the coding sequence ATGCACTCATATCCCGTCTACTATGAACAGCCGTATCTCACCAGCTTGGAAGCAACCGTCGTATCCATAACGGACAAAGGGGTCATTCTTGACCGGACCATCTGTTACCCCGAAGGGGGAGGACAGAGCGGAGACCGGGGAACGATCGGGGGCTGTGTCTTGCTTGACACGACCAAGGACGATGAGCACACCATCTACCACCACGTTGAGAACCCGACCTTCCAAGCGGGCGAACGGGTGCACATTGGGTTGGACTGGAACTACCGCTACCGCTTCATGCAGATGCACACCGCCCAGCATATGGCCAGCGGTCTGCTCCTCTCCCACTTCGGCATCCAGACAGTGAGCGTCCACCAAGGCCAGTCCATCCTTACCATTGAGACGGATGCCCAGCAAATTTCCCTCGGCCAGTGCCATGAGCTTGAGGACTTGGTCAATGAGCAAGTCCTTGCCTCCCATGCGGTTCACTATGAGGTGCATACCCAGGCTTCGGCACAGGAGCTTGGATTGAGAAGGTCCATCAAAGTGGAAGGGGATGGAGTGCGCGTGGTGGTGGTCGAGGATGTGGACACCATCGCCTGCGGCGGCCTGCATGTCGCCAATACCCGTGAGATTGGTCTTTTCCATTATGCAGGGCAGGAGAAGATCCGGTCCCACATCCGGCTCATCTTTACCGTCGGGGAGACTGCAAAACAGATGATCCGAACAGCCGAGGCGGTGGCAGCTGGGTTGGGAACACTCTTTTCCGCTCCCTTGGGGGAGTTGGTGACGGTTGTCACCCAAGCCGTGGAGCAGGCTGCTTCGGACAAGCGGGAGCTTCAGAAGGCAGAGGAGCGTATTGCAGCCTTGGAATTGGACAAGCGTGTACAGAAGGCGGCAGTGAAAGACGGGGTACCGGTGGTGGTCTGGGACGTGGATGCCGATCTTTCCCTCAAGGATATCGGTCTTGCCGTGCTCTCTCATCCCGATCTCGCACTCTGTGCGGCCAAGCAGGACGGACAGAGGGTGCTCTGGCTCATCGGCTTGCAGGGACGGGCAGCCGACCTGATTGATTTTTCTCATGCCAAACAGGCCTTGCTTGCCACCATCAATGCAAAGGGAGGGGGAAGACCTCCCCTGTACCAAGGGGCTGGAAGTGGAGAGGCTTCTGCACTGTTTTCCGCTTTCGGGGAGCTCTTGTCATGA
- the purB gene encoding adenylosuccinate lyase: MQSFTHDTYISPLTWRYGSEPMRFLFSETHKRRLLRRVWVALASAQREAGLVTEQQLSELKASQDAVDIDRAMAIEAEIHHDLMAEIKTYAEQCPTAAPIIHLGATSMDILDNMDALRLKEALGLLIKQTETLLSAFVAKMEAYADTPCMAFTHIQPAEPTTVGYRFAQTAQDLKEDLQSLIAVHDSVRGKGMKGAVGTSASYTELLKGTAFSARELEQKVMDQLGIKAYTAATQIYTRKQDLRIAQAISSLCCTLSKFFFDFRLLQTPPIGEWSEPFGNKQVGSSAMPFKRNPINSEKIDSLCRYVEGQVSALWQNAASTLLERTLDDSANRRMILPDLFLTTDEILTTALKVVTGMQIHSKGIERNLAAYGIFAASERLLMELGKRGANRQEMHELIRSHSLKAWAEVQDGQPNTLKEMLKQDPEVRSFLSESEIETVLDARGYTGDAALRTRLVIDEVQAVLSR; this comes from the coding sequence ATGCAAAGCTTTACCCATGACACCTACATCTCACCCCTTACCTGGCGCTATGGCAGTGAGCCTATGCGCTTTCTTTTTAGTGAGACGCACAAACGAAGATTGCTCAGACGTGTCTGGGTAGCCTTGGCTTCTGCCCAGAGGGAAGCGGGCTTGGTCACCGAGCAACAGCTTTCTGAGTTGAAAGCAAGCCAGGACGCTGTTGACATCGACCGTGCAATGGCCATTGAAGCGGAAATCCACCACGACCTGATGGCCGAGATCAAGACGTACGCAGAACAGTGCCCCACTGCCGCACCCATCATCCATCTGGGGGCTACCAGCATGGATATCCTGGACAACATGGATGCCCTTCGCCTGAAAGAGGCCCTCGGCCTGCTCATCAAGCAAACCGAGACGCTGCTCTCTGCCTTCGTTGCCAAAATGGAAGCCTACGCAGACACTCCCTGCATGGCTTTCACCCACATCCAGCCTGCCGAACCCACCACCGTCGGCTATCGCTTCGCCCAGACGGCCCAGGATCTGAAGGAAGATCTGCAGAGCTTGATTGCAGTGCACGACTCAGTGCGCGGCAAGGGAATGAAGGGGGCTGTGGGGACCAGTGCAAGTTATACCGAATTGCTCAAGGGAACAGCGTTCTCTGCCCGTGAACTGGAACAGAAGGTGATGGACCAATTGGGTATCAAGGCCTATACGGCTGCCACCCAGATCTACACGAGAAAGCAGGACCTGCGCATTGCCCAGGCCATCTCATCCCTGTGCTGCACTCTCTCCAAGTTCTTCTTCGACTTCCGTCTCTTGCAGACGCCTCCCATCGGGGAGTGGAGCGAGCCCTTCGGAAACAAGCAGGTGGGCTCCTCAGCCATGCCCTTCAAACGGAATCCGATCAACAGCGAGAAGATTGACAGCCTGTGCCGCTATGTGGAAGGCCAGGTTTCCGCCCTGTGGCAGAACGCTGCATCCACATTGCTGGAACGAACCCTGGACGACAGCGCAAACCGCCGCATGATCTTGCCGGATCTCTTTCTGACCACCGATGAGATCCTCACCACCGCCCTGAAGGTGGTGACCGGCATGCAGATCCACAGCAAGGGCATCGAGCGCAACCTTGCAGCCTACGGCATCTTTGCCGCCAGCGAACGGTTGCTCATGGAGCTGGGCAAGCGTGGTGCAAACCGCCAGGAGATGCATGAGTTGATCAGGTCCCACAGCCTCAAGGCTTGGGCTGAGGTACAGGATGGCCAGCCGAACACACTCAAGGAGATGCTCAAGCAAGATCCAGAGGTGCGCTCGTTCCTTTCAGAGTCTGAGATTGAGACGGTGCTGGATGCCCGCGGCTATACCGGCGATGCCGCCCTTCGTACCCGCTTGGTCATTGATGAAGTGCAGGCTGTGCTCAGCCGATGA
- a CDS encoding extracellular solute-binding protein, giving the protein MSKPTTKHFILALGLVVLASSLFLGCSKSSDADAKNTTGSKKLYVYNWSYYTPDSVIESFEKEYGVDVVLDYFASNEEMFAKLMASGDAGYDVIFPSGDYVSIMKNLGMLEKLDTSKMPNLQYITEFARERAYYDPNMEYAVPYYIGATGIAVNTKMVKEYEKTWNIFGDTRLQGRMVMMDDMREVMGDALSYLGYSVNTTNAAELEEARVLVNTKWKPNLVKFDAEGFAKAFASGEYWVAHGYAEAIFEELPEEQWADVDFFLPEDGGPMYFDSMSIPKGARNYELALEFINYIHKPENYAQFLDRFHFPASVNTEAEKYRTTTPFYTVEMLTNYELKDDLGPNLEMYNKAWETIRYVN; this is encoded by the coding sequence ATGAGCAAACCTACCACCAAGCACTTCATCCTGGCACTGGGCCTGGTTGTCCTGGCCTCGTCCCTCTTCCTCGGCTGCTCCAAGAGCTCTGACGCCGATGCGAAAAACACCACCGGCAGCAAGAAGCTGTACGTCTACAACTGGTCGTACTACACTCCCGATTCAGTCATCGAATCGTTCGAGAAAGAGTATGGGGTTGATGTGGTGCTCGACTACTTCGCTTCCAACGAAGAGATGTTCGCCAAGCTGATGGCAAGCGGCGATGCCGGCTACGATGTCATCTTCCCGTCCGGTGACTATGTCTCGATCATGAAGAACCTCGGAATGCTGGAAAAACTGGACACGTCCAAGATGCCCAACCTGCAATACATCACCGAGTTTGCCCGTGAAAGGGCATACTACGATCCGAATATGGAATACGCGGTCCCGTATTACATCGGAGCTACCGGCATTGCCGTCAACACAAAGATGGTCAAGGAGTATGAGAAGACCTGGAACATCTTCGGCGATACCCGCCTGCAGGGACGCATGGTCATGATGGACGATATGCGCGAGGTCATGGGTGACGCACTCTCCTACCTCGGCTACTCGGTCAATACCACCAATGCAGCAGAGCTGGAAGAAGCCCGCGTACTGGTCAACACCAAGTGGAAGCCGAACCTCGTCAAGTTCGATGCCGAAGGCTTTGCCAAGGCGTTCGCTTCGGGTGAGTACTGGGTGGCACACGGATATGCAGAGGCCATCTTTGAGGAACTTCCCGAGGAGCAGTGGGCTGATGTCGACTTCTTCCTGCCCGAGGATGGGGGACCGATGTACTTCGACTCGATGAGCATTCCCAAGGGAGCACGCAACTACGAGCTCGCCCTTGAGTTCATCAACTACATTCACAAGCCGGAGAACTATGCCCAGTTCCTCGATCGTTTCCACTTCCCTGCCTCGGTGAATACCGAAGCGGAGAAGTACCGCACCACCACCCCGTTCTACACGGTGGAGATGCTGACCAACTACGAGCTGAAGGACGATCTGGGTCCCAACCTGGAGATGTACAACAAGGCCTGGGAGACAATCCGTTACGTCAATTGA